The following are encoded together in the Diachasmimorpha longicaudata isolate KC_UGA_2023 chromosome 3, iyDiaLong2, whole genome shotgun sequence genome:
- the LOC135160370 gene encoding odorant receptor 13a-like produces MEHTGRKELIESCFRDCVGGDVLILQCMGLYSMGNIFRDNKPRWYYWEIIPFTIGLATITFAVIFDTRNAYDTAQVNLMLSIEVAGAVFTAILAVFKGYRILLRRTELYNILKVCHQRWIVQTSRNAITVSAIENAKNARLLRICYALAIIGTIGSYNLRPYILYLKFRVSETNDSFDFSQTVYPAHYPFMLNSFMQYFLCVAWEHMGLYFFALWWISADCLFAQFSTYFAIEFNILATDIRCIDSTTKSASPINTVEITQKIKRIIREHVKLFSYVHAVEDWYNPIIFATILINGLNLCSLLYSLQYRIAENNWRDAIKNTSHITAIIMQTILFCSYAQYLSDEVNGFRQAVYGCSWTNFDLSTKAIILLLMIHTEREYRFSAYGLFDLNMCQVTTIFSTAMRFFTILRNIT; encoded by the exons ATGGAACATACAGGAAGGAAAGAACTTATAGAATCTTGTTTTAGAGACTGCGTTGGTGGTGATGTACTTATTCTACAATGCATGGGCTTATACTCAATGGGTAATATTTTTAGGGATAATAAACCACGGTGGTATTATTGGGAAATTATACCATTTACGATTGGATTGGCAACTATAACATTTGCTGTTATATTCGATACGCGTAATGCGTATGACACTGCTCAAGTGAATCTTATGTTATCCATTGAGGTGGCTGGAGCTGTATTCACAGCTATTTTAGCAGTCTTCAAA GGATATCGTATATTATTGCGACGGACGGAGCTTTACAATATATTGAAAGTTTGCCACCAGCGATGGATTGTCCAAACATCACGGAATGCCATAACAGTGAGTGCCATAGAAAATGCTAAGAATGCACGGCTGCTCAGGATAtgttatgccctagctatCATTGGGACTATTGGATCTTACAACTTGCGTCCTTATAT ACTTTACCTCAAATTTCGGGTTTCTGAGACGAATGATTCCTTCGATTTTTCGCAAACTGTTTATCCGGCTCATTATCCTTTCATGTTAAATTCATTTATGCAGTATTTTTTGTGTGTCGCCTGGGAGCACATGGGCTTATATTTCTTCGCTCTGTGGTGGATCTCTGCGGACTGTCTTTTTGCCCAATTTTCCACGTATTTTGCGATTGAGTTCAAC ATACTCGCCACTGACATTCGTTGCATAGATTCAACTACCAAATCTGCAAGTCCGATAAATACGGTGGAAATCACgcaaaaaataaagagaattATTCGCGAGCATGTTAAATTGTTTTC ATATGTTCATGCGGTAGAAGACTGGtataatccaataattttcgcgactatattaattaatggacTTAACTTATGCAGCCTTCTGTACAGTCTTCAAtat AGAATTGCAGAAAATAATTGGAGAGACGCCATAAAAAATACGAGTCATATAACTGCGATAATTATGCAAACTATTCTTTTTTGTTCATATGCTCAGTATTTAAGTGACGAG GTTAATGGATTCCGCCAAGCGGTTTACGGATGTTCATGGACAAACTTCGATCTATCAACAAAGGCCATAATTCTACTTTTAATGATCCACACAGAACGTGAATACAGGTTCTCAGCGTACGGATTGTTCGATTTAAATATGTGTCAAGTGACGACA ATATTCAGTACTGCAATGAGATTTTTTACAATATTGCGGAATATCACCTGA
- the LOC135160373 gene encoding odorant receptor coreceptor-like: MLNSFPQYFLCVAWEHMGLYFFALWWISADCLFAQFSTYFAIEFKILATDIRCIDSTSRSASPVNTAKIVKELKRIIREHVKLFSYVHAIEDWYNPIIFATILINGLNLCSLLYSLQYRIAENNWKDAIKNATHITAIIMQTLLFCSYAQRLSDEVNGFRQAVYGCSWINFNAPTKTLILLLMVYTEREYTFSAYRLFYLNMRQVTTIFSTAMRFFTILRNLT; encoded by the exons ATGTTAAATTCATTTCCGCAGTATTTCTTGTGTGTCGCTTGGGAGCACATGGGCTTATATTTCTTCGCTCTCTGGTGGATATCAGCGGACTGTCTTTTTGCACAATTTTCCACATATTTTGCGATTGAATTCAAA ATACTCGCAACGGACATTCGTTGCATCGATTCAACTAGCAGATCTGCAAGTCCAGTAAATACAGCGAAAATCGTGAAAGAATTGAAGAGAATTATTCGCGAGCatgttaaattattttc ATATGTTCATGCGATAGAAGACTGGtataatccaataattttcgctactatattaattaatgggcTCAACTTGTGCAGCCTTCTGTATAGTCTTCAATAt AGAATTGCAGAAAATAATTGGAAGGACGCCATAAAAAATGCGACTCATATAACTGCCATAATTATGCAAACTCTTCTTTTTTGTTCATATGCTCAGCGTTTAAGTGATGAG GTTAATGGATTCCGCCAAGCGGTTTACGGATGTTCATGGATAAACTTTAATGCACCAACGAAGACCCTAATCCTTCTTCTAATGGTCTACACAGAGCGTGAATACACATTCTCAGCGTACAgattgttttatttaaatatgcGTCAAGTCACTACG ATATTCAGTACTGCAATGCGATTTTTCACAATATTACGCAATCTCACCTAA
- the LOC135160365 gene encoding odorant receptor 10a-like isoform X2 codes for MMRQTGRKELIGSCFRDCVGGDVLLLQCMGLYSMGNIFGDNEPRWYYWEVIPYSIGLAAVTFAVICDIRNVQHAAQISFMLSIEVAAASFTAILSVFKGYRIFFRRKELYHILKSCQRRWMLQTTRDAITQTAIENAKNARLLRMCYAVAIMGTLESYNLRPYILYLKFRVSETNDSFDFSQTVYPAYYPFILKSFTQYFVFTTLEHMSLYFFALWWISADCLFAQFNTYLAIQFNILATDIRCIDTTTESASPVNAVKIMKGLKKIIREHVKLFSYVHAVEDWYNPIIFATILMNGLSLCSLLYSLQYRIAEHNWKDAIKNASHVTAIIIQTLLYCSYAQRLSDEVNGFRQAVYGCSWINFNVPTKTLILLLMIYTEREYTFSAYGLFYLNMRQVTTIFSTAMRFFTILRNLT; via the exons atgaTGAGACAGACAGGAAGGAAAGAACTTATAGGATCTTGTTTTAGAGACTGTGTTGGTGGTGATGTACTCCTTCTACAATGCATGGGATTATACTCAATGGGTAATATTTTTGGGGATAATGAACCACGGTGGTACTATTGGGAAGTTATACCATATAGTATTGGACTGGCAGCAGTAACATTTGCTGTTATATGCGATATACGTAATGTGCAACACGCCGCTCAAATAAGTTTTATGTTATCCATTGAAGTGGCTGCAGCTTCATTCACAGCTATTTTATCGGTGTTTAAA GGATATCGAATATTCTTCCGTCGAAAGGAGCTTTACCACATATTGAAAAGTTGCCAACGGCGATGGATGCTCCAAACAACACGGGATGCCATAACACAGACTGCCATAGAAAATGCTAAAAATGCACGGCTGCTCAGGATGTGTTATGCTGTAGCTATCATGGGGACCCTTGAATCTTATAACTTGCGTCCTTATAT ATTATACCTCAAATTTCGTGTTTCTGAGACGAATGATTCCTTCGATTTTTCACAAACTGTTTATCCGGCTTATTATCCATTCATATTGAAGTCATTTACACAGTATTTTGTGTTTACCACTCTGGAGCACATGAGCTTATATTTCTTCGCTCTCTGGTGGATATCAGCGGACTGTCTTTTTGCACAATTTAACACATATTTGGCTATTCAATTCAAC ATACTCGCCACTGACATTCGTTGCATAGACACAACTACCGAGTCCGCAAGTCCGGTAAATGCGGTGAAAATCATGAAAGgattgaagaaaattattcgcGAGCATGTTAAATTATTCTC ATATGTTCATGCGGTAGAAGACTGGTAcaatccaataattttcgCTACTATATTAATGAATGGACTGAGCTTATGCAGCCTTCTGTACAGCCTCCAATat AGAATTGCAGAACATAATTGGAAGGACGCCATAAAAAATGCCAGTCATGTAACTGCGATAATTATACAAACTCTTCTTTATTGTTCATATGCTCAGCGTTTAAGTGATGAG GTTAATGGGTTCCGCCAAGCGGTTTACGGATGTTCGTGGATAAACTTTAATGTACCAACGAAGACCCTAATCCTACTTTTAATGATTTACACCGAGCGTGAATACACATTCTCAGCGTACGgattgttttatttaaatatgcGTCAGGTCACTACG ATATTCAGTACTGCAATGCGATTTTTCACAATATTACGCAATCTCACCTAA
- the LOC135160365 gene encoding uncharacterized protein LOC135160365 isoform X1: protein MMRQTGRKELIGSCFRDCVGGDVLLLQCMGLYSMGNIFGDNEPRWYYWEVIPYSIGLAAVTFAVICDIRNVQHAAQISFMLSIEVAAASFTAILSVFKGYRIFFRRKELYHILKSCQRRWMLQTTRDAITQTAIENAKNARLLRMCYAVAIMGTLESYNLRPYILYLKFRVSETNDSFDFSQTVYPAYYPFILKSFTQYFVFTTLEHMSLYFFALWWISADCLFAQFNTYLAIQFNILATDIRCIDTTTESASPVNAVKIMKGLKKIIREHVKLFSYVHAVEDWYNPIIFATILMNGLSLCSLLYSLQYVFHYLCNGHHSIIAIILIFQINRSTFLQRIAEHNWKDAIKNASHVTAIIIQTLLYCSYAQRLSDEVNGFRQAVYGCSWINFNVPTKTLILLLMIYTEREYTFSAYGLFYLNMRQVTTIFSTAMRFFTILRNLT from the exons atgaTGAGACAGACAGGAAGGAAAGAACTTATAGGATCTTGTTTTAGAGACTGTGTTGGTGGTGATGTACTCCTTCTACAATGCATGGGATTATACTCAATGGGTAATATTTTTGGGGATAATGAACCACGGTGGTACTATTGGGAAGTTATACCATATAGTATTGGACTGGCAGCAGTAACATTTGCTGTTATATGCGATATACGTAATGTGCAACACGCCGCTCAAATAAGTTTTATGTTATCCATTGAAGTGGCTGCAGCTTCATTCACAGCTATTTTATCGGTGTTTAAA GGATATCGAATATTCTTCCGTCGAAAGGAGCTTTACCACATATTGAAAAGTTGCCAACGGCGATGGATGCTCCAAACAACACGGGATGCCATAACACAGACTGCCATAGAAAATGCTAAAAATGCACGGCTGCTCAGGATGTGTTATGCTGTAGCTATCATGGGGACCCTTGAATCTTATAACTTGCGTCCTTATAT ATTATACCTCAAATTTCGTGTTTCTGAGACGAATGATTCCTTCGATTTTTCACAAACTGTTTATCCGGCTTATTATCCATTCATATTGAAGTCATTTACACAGTATTTTGTGTTTACCACTCTGGAGCACATGAGCTTATATTTCTTCGCTCTCTGGTGGATATCAGCGGACTGTCTTTTTGCACAATTTAACACATATTTGGCTATTCAATTCAAC ATACTCGCCACTGACATTCGTTGCATAGACACAACTACCGAGTCCGCAAGTCCGGTAAATGCGGTGAAAATCATGAAAGgattgaagaaaattattcgcGAGCATGTTAAATTATTCTC ATATGTTCATGCGGTAGAAGACTGGTAcaatccaataattttcgCTACTATATTAATGAATGGACTGAGCTTATGCAGCCTTCTGTACAGCCTCCAATatgtatttcattatttatgcaATGGGCATCACTCCATTATTGCTATAATTTTGATCTTTCAGATTAATCGATCAACATTTTTACAGAGAATTGCAGAACATAATTGGAAGGACGCCATAAAAAATGCCAGTCATGTAACTGCGATAATTATACAAACTCTTCTTTATTGTTCATATGCTCAGCGTTTAAGTGATGAG GTTAATGGGTTCCGCCAAGCGGTTTACGGATGTTCGTGGATAAACTTTAATGTACCAACGAAGACCCTAATCCTACTTTTAATGATTTACACCGAGCGTGAATACACATTCTCAGCGTACGgattgttttatttaaatatgcGTCAGGTCACTACG ATATTCAGTACTGCAATGCGATTTTTCACAATATTACGCAATCTCACCTAA